A single window of Ficedula albicollis isolate OC2 chromosome 8, FicAlb1.5, whole genome shotgun sequence DNA harbors:
- the TMEM53 gene encoding transmembrane protein 53 isoform X1: MGTRGLKEAVVELQLGPAPEGSAQTEPAEGQPVVILLGWAGCQDKYLAKYSAIYSQKGCTVIRYTAPWRMVFFSETFGIRSLQTPARHLLELLFDYSIEDRPVLFHVFSNGGAMLYRYILEALHTHKSFKNLRVAGTIFDSAPGRRNLQGGLRALATVLVSMNALLRYFLLFTFASAAVVLRMLLYPLTRFLHQSHYDALLAAPSRWPELYLYSQADLIIQASEVQLMADGRQQLGVPVKAVDFSDSPHVSHMRLYPTYYRSLCTTFLSDCVGGSPP, encoded by the exons ATGGGCACCCGCGGGCTGAAGGAGGCCGtggtggagctgcagctgggaccggcccccg AAGGCAGTGCACAGACAGAGCCTGCCGAGGGCCAGCCTGTGGTCATCCTCCTAGGCTGGGCCGGCTGCCAGGACAAATACCTGGCCAAATACAGTGCAATCTACAGCCAGAAG GGGTGCACGGTCATCCGTTACACGGCTCCGTGGAGGATGGTATTCTTCTCTGAGACCTTTGGCATCAGATCCCTGCAGACCCCAGCCAGGcacctcctggagctgctttttgACTACAGCATTGAAGACAGACCGGTTCTGTTCCATGTTTTCAGCAATGGTGGTGCCATGCTGTACCGTTACATCCTCGAGGCGCTGCACACCCACAAGTCCTTTAAGAACCTCAGAGTGGCCGGCACCATTTTCGACAGCGCCCCTGGCAGAAGAAACTTGCAAGGAGGCCTTCGTGCCCTGGCCACTGTCCTGGTCTCCATGAACGCGCTGCTCAGGTATTTCCTGCTGTTCACGTTTGCCAGCGCGGCCGTGGTGCTGCGGATGCTGCTGTACCCGCTGACCCGCTTCCTCCACCAGAGCCACTACGACGCCCTGCTGGCAGCGCCCTCGCGCTGGCCCGAGCTCTACCTCTACTCCCAGGCCGACCTCATCATCCAGGCCAGCGAGGTGCAGCTCATGGCCGATGGCCGGCAGCAGCTCGGGGTCCCTGTCAAAGCTGTGGACTTCTCAGACTCGCCTCACGTCAGCCACATGCGGCTGTACCCCACCTACTACCGCAGCCTCTGCACCACGTTCCTGTCTGACTGTGTCGGGGGCTCACCTCCTTAG
- the TMEM53 gene encoding transmembrane protein 53 isoform X2 — protein sequence MGTRGLKEAVVELQLGPAPGSAQTEPAEGQPVVILLGWAGCQDKYLAKYSAIYSQKGCTVIRYTAPWRMVFFSETFGIRSLQTPARHLLELLFDYSIEDRPVLFHVFSNGGAMLYRYILEALHTHKSFKNLRVAGTIFDSAPGRRNLQGGLRALATVLVSMNALLRYFLLFTFASAAVVLRMLLYPLTRFLHQSHYDALLAAPSRWPELYLYSQADLIIQASEVQLMADGRQQLGVPVKAVDFSDSPHVSHMRLYPTYYRSLCTTFLSDCVGGSPP from the exons ATGGGCACCCGCGGGCTGAAGGAGGCCGtggtggagctgcagctgggaccggcccccg GCAGTGCACAGACAGAGCCTGCCGAGGGCCAGCCTGTGGTCATCCTCCTAGGCTGGGCCGGCTGCCAGGACAAATACCTGGCCAAATACAGTGCAATCTACAGCCAGAAG GGGTGCACGGTCATCCGTTACACGGCTCCGTGGAGGATGGTATTCTTCTCTGAGACCTTTGGCATCAGATCCCTGCAGACCCCAGCCAGGcacctcctggagctgctttttgACTACAGCATTGAAGACAGACCGGTTCTGTTCCATGTTTTCAGCAATGGTGGTGCCATGCTGTACCGTTACATCCTCGAGGCGCTGCACACCCACAAGTCCTTTAAGAACCTCAGAGTGGCCGGCACCATTTTCGACAGCGCCCCTGGCAGAAGAAACTTGCAAGGAGGCCTTCGTGCCCTGGCCACTGTCCTGGTCTCCATGAACGCGCTGCTCAGGTATTTCCTGCTGTTCACGTTTGCCAGCGCGGCCGTGGTGCTGCGGATGCTGCTGTACCCGCTGACCCGCTTCCTCCACCAGAGCCACTACGACGCCCTGCTGGCAGCGCCCTCGCGCTGGCCCGAGCTCTACCTCTACTCCCAGGCCGACCTCATCATCCAGGCCAGCGAGGTGCAGCTCATGGCCGATGGCCGGCAGCAGCTCGGGGTCCCTGTCAAAGCTGTGGACTTCTCAGACTCGCCTCACGTCAGCCACATGCGGCTGTACCCCACCTACTACCGCAGCCTCTGCACCACGTTCCTGTCTGACTGTGTCGGGGGCTCACCTCCTTAG
- the TMEM53 gene encoding transmembrane protein 53 isoform X3 has product MVFFSETFGIRSLQTPARHLLELLFDYSIEDRPVLFHVFSNGGAMLYRYILEALHTHKSFKNLRVAGTIFDSAPGRRNLQGGLRALATVLVSMNALLRYFLLFTFASAAVVLRMLLYPLTRFLHQSHYDALLAAPSRWPELYLYSQADLIIQASEVQLMADGRQQLGVPVKAVDFSDSPHVSHMRLYPTYYRSLCTTFLSDCVGGSPP; this is encoded by the coding sequence ATGGTATTCTTCTCTGAGACCTTTGGCATCAGATCCCTGCAGACCCCAGCCAGGcacctcctggagctgctttttgACTACAGCATTGAAGACAGACCGGTTCTGTTCCATGTTTTCAGCAATGGTGGTGCCATGCTGTACCGTTACATCCTCGAGGCGCTGCACACCCACAAGTCCTTTAAGAACCTCAGAGTGGCCGGCACCATTTTCGACAGCGCCCCTGGCAGAAGAAACTTGCAAGGAGGCCTTCGTGCCCTGGCCACTGTCCTGGTCTCCATGAACGCGCTGCTCAGGTATTTCCTGCTGTTCACGTTTGCCAGCGCGGCCGTGGTGCTGCGGATGCTGCTGTACCCGCTGACCCGCTTCCTCCACCAGAGCCACTACGACGCCCTGCTGGCAGCGCCCTCGCGCTGGCCCGAGCTCTACCTCTACTCCCAGGCCGACCTCATCATCCAGGCCAGCGAGGTGCAGCTCATGGCCGATGGCCGGCAGCAGCTCGGGGTCCCTGTCAAAGCTGTGGACTTCTCAGACTCGCCTCACGTCAGCCACATGCGGCTGTACCCCACCTACTACCGCAGCCTCTGCACCACGTTCCTGTCTGACTGTGTCGGGGGCTCACCTCCTTAG